In one Dermochelys coriacea isolate rDerCor1 chromosome 20, rDerCor1.pri.v4, whole genome shotgun sequence genomic region, the following are encoded:
- the RAB5B gene encoding ras-related protein Rab-5B, which produces MTSRGAARPNGQSQASKICQFKLVLLGESAVGKSSLVLRFVKGQFHEYQESTIGAAFLTQSVCLDDTTVKFEIWDTAGQERYHSLAPMYYRGAQAAIVVYDITNQETFARAKTWVKELQRQASPSIVIALAGNKADLANKRMVEYEEAQAYADDNSLLFMETSAKTAMNVNDLFLAIAKKLPKSEPQSTSGVAGRNRGVDLHEQTQQNKSQCCSN; this is translated from the exons ATGACCAGCAGAGGAGCCGCCAGGCCGAATGGTCAGTCCCAAGCTAGTAAAATCTGTCAGTTTAAGCTAGTGCTGCTGGGAGAGTCCGCAGTGGGGAAGTCCAGTCTGGTGCTGCGCTTCGTCAAGGGTCAGTTCCACGAATACCAGGAGAGCACTATCGGGG CGGCGTTTCTCACACAGTCCGTCTGCCTGGATGACACAACAGTCAAGTTTGAGATCTGGGACACAGCTGGCCAGGAGAGATATCACAGTCTGGCCCCAATGTATTACCGGGGGGCACAAGCTGCCATTGTGGTCTATGACATCACCAACCAG GAAACGTTCGCCCGCGCGAAGACATGGGTGAAAGAGCTGCAGCGGCAAGCCAGCCCCAGTATCGTTATAGCCTTAGCAGGCAACAAGGCTGATCTCGCCAACAAGCGCATGGTAGAATATGAA GAGGCACAAGCCTACGCAGATGACAACAGCCTATTGTTCATGGAGACGTCAGCCAAGACAGCGATGAATGTTAACGATCTCTTCCTGGCAATCG ccaagAAGCTGCCAAAGAGCGAGCCCCAGAGCACAAGTGGCGTGGCGGGAAGGAACCGAGGCGTGGACCTCCACGAGCAGACCCAGCAGAACAAGAGCCAGTGTTGTAGCAACTGA